CATATGACGTTGCGTGGCCTGTTCGAGTTCAAGGTCGATCCGGCCAAGGCCATTGCGCTCGATGAAGTCGAGCCGGCTAAGGAGATCGTCAAGCGCTTTGCAACCGGTGCGATGTCGCTGGGCTCGATCAGTACCGAGGCACATGCGACGCTGGCGATCGCGATGAACCGCATCGGTGGCAAGTCCAACACCGGCGAAGGCGGCGAGGACGAGCGCCGTTACCGCAATGAGTTGCGTGGCATCCCGATCAAAAACGGGGATACGCTCGGCTCGATCATGGGTGAAGAGGCGGTCGTCGTCGATATTGCGTTGCGCGACGGCGATTCGCTGCGCTCGAAGATCAAGCAGGTCGCATCGGGCCGTTTCGGCGTGACCGCCGAGTACCTGAGTTCGGCCGACCAGATCCAGATCAAGATGGCTCAGGGCGCCAAGCCGGGCGAAGGGGGCCAGCTGCCCGGACACAAGGTGTCGGCGTACATCGGCAAGCTGCGCTATTCCGTGCCAGGCGTCGGCCTGATTTCCCCGCCGCCGCACCACGATATCTATTCGATCGAGGACCTCGCGCAGCTGATCCACGACCTGAAGAACGCCAACCCGAGTGCCGGCGTATCGGTAAAGCTTGTCTCTGAAGTCGGTGTGGGCACGGTGGCGGCGGGCGTGGCCAAGGCCAAGGCCGACCACGTCGTGATCGCGGGCCACGATGGCGGCACGGGCGCATCGCCGCTGTCGTCGATCAAGCACGCTGGCACGCCGTGGGAGTTGGGTCTGGCCGAGACGCAGCAGACGCTGGTGCTCAACAAGTTGCGCGGCCGGATCCGCGTGCAGGCTGACGGGCAGATGAAGACCGGGCGCGACGTTGTGATCGGCGCGCTGTTGGGCGCCGACGAGTTCGGCTTTGCGACAGCGCCGTTGGTCGTCGAAGGCTGCATCATGATGCGCAAGTGCCATCTAAACACGTGCCCCGTGGGCGTCGCGACGCAGGACCCGGTGCTGCGCGCGAAGTTCCAGGGCCAGCCCGAGCACGTGGTGAACTTCTTTTTCTTCGTGGCCGAGGAAGTGCGCGAAATCATGGCGCAACTCGGGATGCGCCGCTTTGACGAACTGGTCGGGCGGGCCGACTTGCTCGACACGAGAAAGGGCATCGAGCATTGGAAGGCGCGCGGGCTCGATTTCTCGCGGATCTTCCATGTGCCTGAAACAGACGCCGAGGTGGCGCGCCGACACGTCGATACGCAGGACCATGGCTTGGATCGGGCATTGGATCATGTGTTGATCGACAAGGCGAAGGCGGCGATCGACAGAGGCGAGCATGTGTCGTTTATCCAGCCGGTGCGCAACGTGAATCGCACGGTCGGCGCGATGCTCTCGGGGGTGATCGCGCGCAAGTATGGGCACGATGGCCTGCCGGACGACACGATCCACATCCAATTTAAGGGGACAGCGGGGCAAAGTTTCGGCGCGTTCCTGGCGCACGGCATCACGCTGGACTTGGTCGGCGACGGTAACGACTATGTGGGCAAGGGGCTCTCGGGTGGACGCATCATCGTGCGTCCGACCAATGACTTCCGCGGCAAGTCGGAAGAAAACATCATTTGCGGCAACACCGTCATGTATGGGGCGATCGAGGGCGAGGCGTACTTCCGGGGCGTCGCGGGCGAGCGTTTCTGCGTGCGTAACTCCGGCGCGACGGCGGTCGTTGAGGGCACCGGCGACCACGGTTGCGAGTACATGACCGGTGGCACCGTCGTCGTGCTCGGCGAGACCGGCCGCAACTTCGCGGCTGGCATGTCGGGAGGCGTCGCGTACGTGTTTGATCCGGACAACACGTTCGCGACCCGGTGCAATAAGGCGATGGTCGCGCTTGAGCCGGTGCTGCAGCAGGCCGAGCAGGAGTGCACGGTTGATTCGGCGTTGTGGCATCAGGGCCAGACCGACGAGGCGTTGCTCAAGGGGCTGATCGAGCGCCACTTGCAGTTCACCGGATCGCCGCGCGCTAAGGCGCTGCTCGAGAACTGGGATACGTCGCGGCGTCAGTTCGTCAAGGTGTTCCCAACCGAGTACAAGCGTGCGTTGGCCGAGATCGGCGCCAAGAAGAAGGCGGCGAGCGCGCCGAGCCTAGCGGCCTGATGGCTCGCGCATCGACGCGACTTTGGAGGCGCCGGCAAGCAAACGCACGATAGTCCCGCCGCGGTGTAGCGGGCTGCTCCCCTCAATATGCATTGGTTAAGAGAAGCTCATGGGCAAGGCAACCGGTTTTCTCGAATATGAACGCCGCCACGAGGCGTATGAACGACCACTGGAGCGTGTGAAGCACTGGAAGGAATTCACGCATGCGCTGACCGATGAGGACGCAAAGATCCAGGGCGCACGCTGCATGGATTGCGGCATTCCGTTTTGCAACAATGGCTGTCCGGTGAATAACATCATCCCGGACTTCAACGACCTTGTGTTTCACCAGGACTGGAAGCAGGCGATCGACGTGCTGCACTCGACGAACAATTTTCCGGAATTCACCGGCAGGATCTGTTCCGCGCCGTGCGAGGCCGCCTGCACGCTGAATATCAATAGCGATGCGGTGGGCATCAAATCGATCGAGCGCGCGATTATCGACAAGGCGTGGAACGAAGGATGGGTCGCGCCCCAAGTGCCCAAGCTGAAGACCGGTAAGAAGGTCGCAGTGGTGGGGTCCGGGCCTGCCGGGCTGGCCGCCGCGCAGCAGCTGGCGCGAGCCGGCCATGAGGTGACGGTGTTCGAGAAAAACGACCGGATCGGCGGCCTGCTGCGCTACGGCATCCCCGACTTCAAACTGGAGAAGTGGCAGATCGATCGCCGCATGCGCCAGATGGAGGCCGAAGGCGTGTCGTTTCGTACCGGCGTGTTCATCGGCAAGGAGCCCTTGCCGCCGTCGATCAACCATGCGGCGAAGGAAACTCTGTCGCCAAACGAATTGCGCGAACAGTTCGACGCAATTGTGATGGCGGGCGGTGCCGAAACGCCGCGTGACTTGCCGGTGCCGGGCCGCGAGTTGGCCGGCATCCATTTCGCGATGGAGTTCCTGCCGCAGCAGAACCGAGTCAACGCCGGCGACAAGCTCGCCGATCAGTTGCTCGCCAAAGGCAAGCACGTGGTCGTGATTGGCGGCGGAGACACGGGGTCGGACTGCGTCGGCACGTCGAACCGGCACGGCGCGAAGCGCGTCACGCAGTTCGAATTGCTGGCGCAGCCGCCGTACGAGGAGAACAAGCCTCTCGTGTGGCCATACTGGCCGATCAAGCTGCGCACGTCGTCATCGCACGAGGAAGGTTGCGAGCGCGATTGGTCGGTCGCGACCAAGCGTTTCGAGGGCAGCAACGGCAAGGTCGACAAGCTAATCGCTGCGCGCGTCGAGTGGAAGGACGGCAAGATGCAGGAAGTGCCCGGCTCCGAGTTCGAAATGAAAGCGGACCTGGTGCTGCTTGCGATGGGCTTCACGCAGCCGGCGGCAGCGATGCTCGATGCGTTCGCCGTTGACAAGGACCAGCGCGGCAACGTGCGGGCCGGCACCGACGGCGAGCGCGCGTATCACACGTCGGTCGACAAGGTGTTTGCTGCCGGCGACGTACGCCGGGGGCAGTCGCTGGTGGTCTGGGCCATACGCGAAGGCCGCCAATGCGCGCGCGCGGTGGATGCGTTCCTGATGGGGGACTCAGCGCTGCCGCGCTGAATTGAAGTTGTGCGCGGGCCGGCGCCGGTCCAGCCGGGCTGCGCGACGATGAGCCCACGAGCCGCAACGTTTGAGCCGCAACGTTTTATATGCGTCGCGGTTTTTTCGTCATCGGCTACCGTGTGCAGTAGGACGGCTTTGCCGTAAGGAATCGTCGATGGATGTCAGACTGCAGCGTTGCTTTGTCGCACTGATTCCCGATTCCGGCGCCCTCGATGCAATCGACGCGTGGCGCGCTCCATGGCGCGCCGGCCATATCGCAGGCGTCAGATGGATACCGCGCGAGCAGGTTCACCTGACCATACGATTCATTGGCGCGCTGACGCCGGATGGGGAAGCGTGCCTGATCAACGAATGGCCGACGCTGACGCCGGTGCCGGACGTGCTGCCCACCTCGCATGCCGCGATGCTGCCTAGCGCTAAGCGGGCGCGCGTGTATGCGCTTGAACTGATCAGCGCGCCGGCGTTCCTCGCGTGGGTGGCTCGCGTCGATGTGCTGATGGAGCGGGCCGGTGTGCCCGCCGCTGCGCGGCCGTTGCGGCCGCATCTGACCCTCGCTAGGCTGCGCGGCGATCCGCCTGCGTCGACGCGCGATTTCGAGAGGGTGCATCCCGTGCCGCCGTTGATTACCTTTGATACGCTGGTGTTGGTCAGCAGTACGCTGACGCCGGCCGGGCCACGCTACGCGAGGCTCGCAGCGGTACCGGCCGGGCGTAGCCTGCCGTGACTGCACTATGCGCGCGCGAGGCACAGCCGTCATCACGCTGCCGCACGTGAGTCATCGCGCACCACTTCGATCGTCTCATCGTGCATCGCTTGTACCGACTCCCGGTGCGCAACACTGACGATTGCCGCGTGGGCTAGACGTTGCGTCAGCACGTGGTACAGCGCCGCCTCAGTATCGAGGTCGAGCGCGCTGGTCGCCTCGTCAAGGAACAGGAAATCGGGCTTTTGCAACAGCACGCGGGCGATTGCCAGGCGTTGCTGTTCGCCGGGCGACAGCACGCGCTCCCAATGGTCGCTCACGTTGAGCTGATCGACTCGTTCGCCCAGCCGGCAGGCGCGCAGCACGTCGGCACAGTCCGCGTCGGTGAACGCGTCGGCCGTTGCCGGATAGCACAGCGCGCCCTTGAGCGTGCCGATCGGCACGTAGCTTTTCTGCGGCACGAACATCACGCGTGCGTTGACGGGCATCTCGATGGTGCCGCTGCCAAATGGCCACAGGCCGGCCAGCGAACGCAGCAGTGTGCTCTTGCCGGAGCCCGACGCGCCTCGTACGAGCACCCGCGAGCCGGGCGCGATTACAAACGAGCCAATCGTCGACAGCGGCGTGCCATCCGGGCGCAACAGCCGCAGCGCCTGCACGCGCAGTACCGTCGTATCGGCCATTCTCATATGAATGCCGCCGTGCTCGGTGGCCCGCGACGTCGACTCGAGCAACTGCGGCTGCGCCATGATGCGCTGGAATTCCTTGAGCCGGTTAATCACGGCGCGCCATGCGGCCAGTGTCGAATAGCTGCTGATGAACCATGAGAACGCGTTGCTGACGGTGCCGAACGCGCCAATTGTCTGCTGATAACCGCCGTAGCTGACCGCCTTCTCGAAGTATTTCGGCGCGGCGGCGATGAACGGGAACACGATGGCCAGTTGCGAATAGCTGACCACGACAATGTTCAGACGCCGCGTATAGCGCATGATCATCCGCCAATTGTCGCGAATGTGCCCGAAGACGCCTTGCAGCGCTTTCTCCTCGGTGCGCTCGCCTTCGTACAGGGCAATCTGGTCCGCATTCTCGCGCAACCGGATCAACGAGAAACGAAAGTCCGCTTCGACCCGTTGTTGTTGGTAGTTGATCGACACGAGCGGATGGTTGACGCGATGCGTGATGTACGAGCCGATTACCGCGTAGAGCAGGGCGGTCCACACCATGTAGCCAGGTATTGTCACATCGGTGCCGAACACGGTGAAGCTGAGTGGGCCGGCCAACTGCCACAGGACATGGCTGAACCACAGCAATGTGACGGACGTGGATAGGAAATCCAGCGAGAGCGCCAGCGTCGTGCTCGCCAGTTCCTGTAGGTCCACTGAAACCCGCTGGTCCGGGTTATCGGCAAGCTTGTCGCGCTCGATTCGATAGTACGCGCGGCCCGACAGCCACGCGTGCATGTACTGCGTGGTGAGCCACTGGCGCCAGCGGAATTCGAGCATCTGCCGGAAGTATGTGCGGTACGAGCCGAGCAAGATCATCGCCATCGCGATCGCGGTAAATTGCAGCAGCGAGTGCTTGAACACCGGATAGTTGTACTGCTGGATCGAGTCGAAGAACACGCGCTGCCATGTGTTGAACCACGCGTTGACCGCCACCATGGTCATGTTAATCGCGACCACGAGCGCGAGCAGTCCCCAGGCGATCCACTTTTCGTCCGACACCCAATACGGCTTGATCAGGCTCCACGTGGTAATACGTTCGTTGTTGCCCGATGCGGGTTGACTCATAGGGTTCCTCAACTGTAGGGTTCCTCAAATCGGTCCATTCACCGGCGCGCCGGTGCGTTGCACTGTCGCGAACGACGCGAACGACGCGAACGACGCGAACGACGCGAACGACGCGAACGACGCGAACGACGCGAACGACGCGAACGACGCGAACGACGCGAACGACGCGAACGACGCGAACGACGCGAACGACGCGAACGACGCGACGGTGACTGACTCGTGCCAGTGCGGATTGTTCCGACTACCGCTTAATTCCGGCTTAAGGCATGCGGTGGCGCGCGCTCCGGCAGCGGCGATTGCGCGACATTGTGCCAAAGCAACGAATTGCGGCTGGCGGCGGTTTTGTGATTTAATGGGCTTAGACGAAACAGGGGTGCTTTGCACGTTGATGTGCGTTTGCAAGTCGATGCGCGGCGAGTCGCGCAGTGCCAGGCTGAGAGAGTCCCTTTGCACCCGATCCGGGTAATACCGGCGCGGGAAGTTTTCGATTCTGTCCTGCCGTGAGGGAACGGACGTGCCTGCCGGCGCGCCACTGTGGTCAGGTTCCCGCACGTGAATCTCGCCGGTTTCGTCCTTGTACCCCGATTCCCGTACATAGGATTCGATTGCCGTGCCCCAATCCGACCCCTCTTTAGAAACCGCGTGCCACGCCGCGCCGATGCCCGATGTCGCCGTCTTGGGCGGCGGCTTGTCCGGTCGTCTCATTGCGTGGCGGCTCGCGCGCGCGGGCCATCGCGTCGCGCTGTATGAGCAAGGCGAGTCGAGCGGACGCAGTGCGGCAGCGTGGGTCGCCGCAGCCATGCTCGCGCCGCTGGCCGAAGCTGCTAATGCCGAGCCGTTGCTGGTGGAGCTGGGCGCCGCGTCGCTCAAGCGCTGGGCCGAATGGCTGCCGCAGCTGCCACAACCGGTGTTCTTCCAGCGCAACGGCACGCTGATTGTCTGGCATGCGGCCGATCGCGCCGAATGGCCATTGTTTGAGCAGCGCGTGCGTGTGAACGCGCCCGTGACGATGCTGCACGATGGCATCGTCGCACTGCACGGCGCTCAGGTCACGCAAGCCGAGCCGGCGCTTGGTATGCGCTTTCACGATGCGCGCCTGCTGCCCGGCGAGGGGCAACTGGATAATCGGCAGTTGCTGGCGGCGCTGGGGGCCGCGCTCGACGAGTTGCATGTGGACACGCACTGGCATACCTGCGTGCGCGAGGATGCCCTGCCTGCTGCCGGTCTGGTGATCGATTGCCGTGGACTGGGCGCGAAGCAGGCATGGCCCGGTCTGCGCGGGCTGCGGGGCGAAGTCGCGCGGGTCCATGCGCCGGGCATTGGTCTGAGCCGGCCGGTGCGTCTGCTGCATCCGCGCTATCCGTTGTATATCGCGCCCAAGCAGGACGATCACTATGTGATCGGGGCCACCGAGATCGAAGGCGAGGACATGTCGCCGGTGAGCGTGCGCTCGGCGCTCGAGTTGTTGTCGGCGGCCTATTCGCTACATCCCGCCTTCGGCGAGGGCCGGATCCTCGAGCTGAACGCGCATTGCCGGCCCACACTGCCGGACCATCGCCCCGCGCTGTCGTGGGATGGCGCGTCGGTGCTGCGCGTCAATGGCCTGTACCGTCACGGCTATATGATTGCGCCTGAGGTGGCGCACGAAGCTGTGGCGCTCGCGCACGCGTTGCTCGAGGCGCAGGTGCGCGATCCGGACGGCTTCGACGCGTGGCGTGCCGCCTCGCGCTGGCCGATGCTTTACCGTGCGGCTGCGCTGCAGCCGTGCTCGACTGACTGACGCATGAACCATGGATATCCAAATCAACAACCAGCCTTTCTCGTTGCCCGATGATGCGTGCCTTGCTGACGCGCTGGCCTCGTATGGTGCAGTGCCGCCGTACGCGGTCGCAATCAACGGCGAATTCGTGCCGCGCACACAGCATCCTGCGCGCGCGCTCACGCAAGGTGACCGGATCGACGTCGTAAAGCCTGTGGCAGGCGGATGACGCATCGGCGGCATGCCACGCGAGCCGACAATCTGGCCCATGGGTCACTGAAACTGACGGAGACAATGATGCATTCCCATTCCACCGCCGATGCGCTGATTCTGTACGGACAACCCTTTACAAGCCGGCTGTTGCTCGGCACTTCGCGCTATCCGTCGCTGCATGCGCTCGAAGCCTCGCTCGTGGCCGCGCAGCCCGCAATGGTCACCGTCGCGCTGCGGCGCCAATTGGCCGCGCAGGGCGACGCCGACGTTGGGTTTTTTGACGCGCTGAAGTGTCGGGGTGCTGCGCTGTTGCCCAACACCGCTGGCTGCCATGCCGTGAAGGAGGCGGTGACGACCGCGCAGATGGCCCGCGAAGTGTTTGAAACTGACTGGATCAAGCTTGAGCTGATTGGAGACGACTACACGTTGCAGCCGGATCCGGTCGGTTTGATCGAGGCGGCCGACATCCTTGTGCGGGACGGCTTTAAGGTGCTGCCGTATTGCACGGAAGACCTCGTTGTCGCGCGGCGACTGCTCGACGTCGGCTGCGAGGCGTTGATGCCGTGGGGCGCTCCGATTGGCACCGGCAAGGGGGTGGTGAACCCGTATGGACTCAAGCTGCTGCGCGAGCGCCTGACGGACGTGCCGCTGATCGTCGACGCAGGGCTGGGTGTGCCGTCGCACGCGTGCCAGGTGATGGAGTGGGGGTTTGACGCCGTGCTGCTCAACACGGCGGTGTCGCAGGCGGCGCGGCCCGAGGCGATGGCGCGGGCATTCGCGAGTGCGGTCGAGGCGGGTCGCGAAGCGTACTTGGCTGGGCCGATGCCGGAGCGCGACAGCGCGCATGCGAGTACGCCGGTGGTCGGCATGCCATTCTGGCACCAGGACGACTATCGCGCGCCGGAGGGCGCCGCTGTCCCGCCCTCGAATGAGCGGGCATGAGCGGCGCCTTCCTGCGGGAGCGCGAGGTTTTTTATCCGCCTGCGGATGAACTGCTGGAGGCGGCCGAGCGGATCCGCGCACGGTTGGGTGATTGGCCGCGTGCCAGCCAGCCGGTGCGGATCTGTCTCGCGCCGCCGCCGCAGCCGGGGCCCGGTGACGTGATCGTAGTGACCGATGTGCAGCCGCATGCGGCCGATACCGCGCGCTGGGTGGCTGCCGGCGCCACGGTGCTGGACGCGTCGGCGCGTGCCATGCGGTTGCATCAGGGTGATGCGGTCCGCACGTTGGAGGCCGCGCCGTGCGACGATTGGATCGCGGCATTCGCCGCGTTCCTCGATTGTGGCTGCGCGCCGCACGATGCGTTGTGCCTTGCCCTGGCGTGGCGGCAGGGCGACGAGTATGCGCAGGATCCATGGCCGTGTGATGTGTCGCGCTTTCCGCGCGTGCTGGGGTTGCCTGATGCGCCGGTGCAGCCGTTCGCCGCGTGCCCGGCAGCGCTCGGTCTGTATCCGGTGGTGCCGACGGCCGACTGGATCGAGCGGCTGCTAGCGCTCGGCGTGCGTACTGTGCAACTGCGCCGCAAGGTTGACGGGGCGGGCGATGCGGCGGATCCGCGCGCGTTAGCCGTGCTGCGGGCCGACGTGCGCCGCGCCGTTGCGGCGGGGCGCCGCTATGACGACGCACGCGTATTCATCAACGACCACTGGCAACTGGCGCTGGACGAAGGCGCCTATGGCGTGCACCTGGGCCAGGAGGATTTGTCGCGCGCGGACATCGGTGCGCTGGCACACGCGGGGCTGCGGCTGGGTCTGTCCTCGCACGGATACTACGAGATCTTGGTGGCGCTGCACTTCAAGCCGAGCTATATCGCGCTGGGTGCGGTGTTTCCGACCACCACCAAGGCAATGCCCAGCGTGCCGCAAGGGCTTGCGCGACTCGCGCGCTACGTGCGATTGCTGGACGGCGTGGTGCCCTGCGTGGCAATCGGTGGCATCGACCTGCAGACGCTGGACGACGTGCTGGCCACCGGTGTGCGCGGTGCCGCGCTCGTGCGCGCGGTAACGCAGGCCCACGACGTCGAAAAAGCAATCTTTGCGTTGCAAAGAGGGTTTATCCGATAATGCGGGGCTTGCCTGCCATTGCCCTACGCCGCGAAGGTGGCGTGTAAGCGGTCTCGCGCACAGTCCACGTCGGGGTTTCAGGCGGCAGATCCGCTTTAGGCCCTATAATCCGCGTTCCGTGCCTTTTGATGACCGCCTACGTGCCGCCAACCGCCTCCGATATCCTGCTTGAGCTTCGCGATGTTGCTTTCGGCTACAGTGCTGAGCGGCTCGTGCTCCAGAACCTGAACATGCGTTTCAAGCGTGGACAGGTGGTTGCGATCATGGGCGGCTCCGGGTGCGGCAAGACGACAGTGTTGCGGCTCATCGGTGCGCTGGTGCGCGCCAACCGAGGCCAGGTACTGTTTCGCGGCGAGGACGTCGGTGCTATGGGCCCCCAGGCGGTCTACGCGGCGCGGCGCAGGATGGGCATGTTGTTCCAGTTCGGCGCGTTGTTTACCGACATGTCAGTGTTCGACAACGTCGCATTTCCGCTGCGCGAGCATACGGACTTGCCAGAGGCGCTGATCCGCGATCTCGTGCTGATGAAACTCAACGCGGTCGGCTTGCGCGGCGCACGCGACTTGGCGCCGTCCGAAGTCTCGGGCGGCATGGCGCGCCGGGTCGCGCTGGCTCGGGCGATCGCGCTTGACCCCGAGCTGATGATGTACGATGAGCCGTTCGCGGGACTTGATCCGATCTCACTGGGTATTACCGCGAACCTGATTCGCACCCTCAATACCGCGCTCGGCGCCACGTCGATCCTCGTGACACACGATGTGCCGGAGTCGTTTGCGATCGCGGACTACGTGTATTTCATTGCGAATGGACGGGTGCTCGCCGAGGGCACGCCCGCGCAGTTGCGCGCGTCGCAGGACCCGAGCGTGCGGCAGTTCATCGACGGCGCGCCTGACGGTCCCTTTCATTTTCACTATGCGAGCGCGTCGCTGGAGGCGGACTTCGGTCTCGGCGCCGTGCCGCGCGCAGGAGAGTAGCGCATGATTGCCACGGTCGGCCGCGCCGTTCTCGACGGCCTTTCACGAACAGGCTACGGCGCCCGTATGTTCGCGCGGCTTGCGTCGGAGTGCTTCCCATTGCTGCGGCGCCCGCGCACCGTCATCCAGCAGATCCACTTCCTGGGTAATTATTCACTCGTCATCATCGCTGTTTCGGGGTTGTTCGTCGGCTTCGTGCTGGGCTTGCAGGGCTACAACACGCTGAATCGCTACGGCTCCGAGCAGGCGCTCGGGCTGTTGGTCGCGCTGTCGCTGGTGCGCGAGCTTGGGCCAGTGGTCACTGCGCTGCTGTTTGCCGGACGCGCTGGCACGTCGCTGACCGCGGAGATCGGCCTGATGAAGGCGGGCGAGCAACTGACCGCGATGGAAATGATGGCGGTGGACCCGATCCGGGTCGTCGTTGCACCGCGATTCTGGGCTGGCGTAATCGCGATGCCGATCCTGGCGGCGATCTTCAGCGCGGTCGGCATCGTCGGCGGGTATGTCGTCGGTGTGGTATTGATCGGCGTGGACCCTGGCGCGTTTTGGTCCCAAATGCAATCGGGCGTCGACCTGCGACAGGATATCGGCAACGGTGTGATCAAGAGCATCGTGTTCGGCTTCGCGGTAACCTTCGTCGCGCTGTTCCAAGGCTATGAAGCCAAGCCGACCCCCGAAGGGGTGTCGCGCGCGACGACCAAGACGGTCGTGTTCGCATCGCTGGCGGTACTTGGGCTGGACTTTTTGCTGACCGCGCTGATGTTCAATTGATAGATGGGCCCGGCGCCATGGCGCGCCGGCACGACTGCGTGCGCGATCCCCGCGTAGCACGCAGCGGTAATAGCTATTCCGATGGGATGACGATGAAGAAAAACGCTCTGGACTTCTGGGTCGGCTTGTTCGTGGTGCTCGGTTTTGTTGCGCTGCTGTTCCTGGCGCTCAAGGCTGGCAATATGAGTTCGCTGTCGTTTCAATCCACCTACTCGGTGAAGATGAAGTTCGACAACATCGGTGGACTGAAGCCGCGCGCGGCGGTCAAGAGCGCCGGCGTGATGGTAGGCCGCGTGCAGAGCATTGAGTTCGATACGCAGACTTACCAGGCACTGGTCACAATCGACGTATTTAAGCCGTACACGTTCCCGAAGGACTCGTCGGCCAAGATTCTCACCTCGGGTCTACTTGGCGAGCAGTACATCGGCCTGGATCCGGGGGGCGACGAACAGCTGCTCAAGGATGGCGACACGCTTACGATGACGCAGTCCGCGATCGTACTGGAAAACCTGATCGGCCAATTCCTGTACAGCAAGGCGGCGGATGCCGGGGCAGGCAAGCCGGCCGTACCTGCCACACCCGCCCCGGCGGCCCCGGCGGCGCCCGGGCCCGCCGGGGCCAGCCCTGACGCATCTCAAACCCAAGTCGCGCCGGCAAGCGCGACGGCAAACTGAGGGGAGGCAGCATGACAACGATGCGAGCCACCGTCGTGGTCGCGGCTGCTGTGATGGCGCTGGGCGGTTGCGCGGCGGTGAAGACACCGTCGAAGCAAGACCCGCTGGAAGGATTTAACCGGACGATGTTC
This sequence is a window from Mycetohabitans rhizoxinica HKI 454. Protein-coding genes within it:
- the mlaE gene encoding lipid asymmetry maintenance ABC transporter permease subunit MlaE, with the translated sequence MIATVGRAVLDGLSRTGYGARMFARLASECFPLLRRPRTVIQQIHFLGNYSLVIIAVSGLFVGFVLGLQGYNTLNRYGSEQALGLLVALSLVRELGPVVTALLFAGRAGTSLTAEIGLMKAGEQLTAMEMMAVDPIRVVVAPRFWAGVIAMPILAAIFSAVGIVGGYVVGVVLIGVDPGAFWSQMQSGVDLRQDIGNGVIKSIVFGFAVTFVALFQGYEAKPTPEGVSRATTKTVVFASLAVLGLDFLLTALMFN
- the mlaD gene encoding outer membrane lipid asymmetry maintenance protein MlaD, encoding MTMKKNALDFWVGLFVVLGFVALLFLALKAGNMSSLSFQSTYSVKMKFDNIGGLKPRAAVKSAGVMVGRVQSIEFDTQTYQALVTIDVFKPYTFPKDSSAKILTSGLLGEQYIGLDPGGDEQLLKDGDTLTMTQSAIVLENLIGQFLYSKAADAGAGKPAVPATPAPAAPAAPGPAGASPDASQTQVAPASATAN